CAAACTTTGCGCTAATGATCAATATGGTGATGCTGCTCGGTCTTATCGCTTTGCTCCCAGGTGCTGTACTTACCTTACCGGGTATTGCAGGCTTGGTGCTAACCATTGGTATGGCGGTCGATACTAACGTGCTGATCTTTGAACGTATTAAAGAGAAGATTCGTGAAGGTCGCAGTATGGCGCAATCTATCGACTTAGGTTTTAGTAGCGCATTTGCCACCATTCTCGACTCGAACATTACCACGCTGATCTCAGCGGCCACCTTGTACGCAATCGGTAATGGTCCAATTCAAGGTTTCGCTTTAACTCTCGGACTGGGTCTTTTGACCAGTATGTTCACTGGCATTTTCGCTTCGCGAGCAGTGATCAACATTATTTGGGGTAAAGATTCACGTCGTGGAGTGAGGGTATAACGATGAACAAACTAAGTAAATTAACCAAATGGCGTCATGCAGGCAGCTTACTATCTTGCCTGCTAATTGTTGTCTCTATTTTTACCCTTGCAACCAAAGGGCTTAACTTTGGTCTTGATTTTACTGGCGGTATGATTAGCGAGGTTCGCCTCGATAAAACCCTAACCGCCCCAGAAATCCAAGCTAAACTGGAAACTGCACTCAAGCAACCTGTCTCTGTGGTTGCAACAGGGGATCAAGGTCAATGGATGCTGCGCTACGCAGCGCCTGAAAACCTCGAGCAACAGCCAGAAATCAAACCGCTACTAGAAAGCTTCTCGAACAAAGTAGAGATGATCAATGTCAGCATAGTGGGCCCACAAGTTGGTCAAGAACTGGCTGAGCAAGGCGGCATTGCAGTATTGATCACTCTATTGGTGATCTTGGCGTACCTCAGCTTCCGTTTCGAATGGCGCTTAGCCTCCGGTGCATTGCTAGCCTTAATGCATGACGTCTTTATCTTGCTTGGATTCTTTGCTATCACTGGCCTTGAGTTCAACCTAACGGTTCTTGCTGCACTGCTGGCGGTTCTGGGTTACTCACTCAACGACTCGATCATCATTTCCGACCGTATTCGTGAACTGCTCAAAGCCAATGTAAAGCTTCCAATTGCAGAGCTTAACAACCAAGCCATTTTGAACACGCTATCGCGTACCTTGATCACTTCAGGTACCACATTGATCTCAGTCGTGTCTCTTTGGTTGCTGGGTGGCGAGCCACTTTATGGTTTCTCTGTGACCATGTTTATCGGTATTGTCGCCGGTACTTGGTCAACCATGACCATCGCGACCATTATCCCAGAGATGGCAAAATTAGGTCCTCAGCATTATGCACCTGAACCTATTTCAGATGCCCCATAATTCCAACTGTCCGTTGAGAAGTAAGTCAGCATCAAAAACAAAAATAAAGTGCTAAGCAAAACAGACCCATTTGGGTCTGTTTTTTTATGAGTAAGTCTATCTACATCTAACGCAAGAAAAGCTTTGAAAGGAGTTGCTTAAACTGAATTTGACGCTCCAGTAACCAACGACTGCGCGGCAGCCATGAAGGTGTGGTAAGCACTGTTTTCGCTTTGGAAAAAGTTTGAAACCCTTCGACTCCGTGGTAATGCCCCATTCCTGACTGTCCGATGCCACCAAAGGGCGCATCCTTGGCTGAAACGTGCAGCAAGGTGTCGTTTACCGCTAAGCCTCCGCTGTGGGTTTGCGTACGAACTTGTTCAATAAGATTGCTGTCGTTACTCATCAAATAGAGAGCCAAAGGTCTGGGCTTATTTTCAATATACTCAAATACTTGATGAATGTGGCGATAACCCACTATTGGTAAAATAGGGCCGAATATTTCCTCTTTCATCACCAACATTCCCTCACTGAGGTCAGTCAGTAAATGGGGCAGCATCACACCATCTGCGACAGGTTGTTCAAGCGTATGAATCTGAGCGCCTTTCTCTCTCGCATCTTCAATATAGCTCTTCAAACGCTCGAACTGCGCTTCGTTGATGATTTGAGTTAACGGTTGACCCGTTTCAATAAACAACTGAGAAAAACGTCGCAGATAAATATCAACAAACTGCTGTTGCTTCTCTTCAGGTAGCAACACATAGTCAGGGGCCACACATATTTGTCCCGCATTGATGGATTTGCCCATCAGAATCGCATCGACGGCCTTATCCAAGTCTGCATCTGGCGCAATAATGACCGGAGATTTGCCCCCCAGTTCCAATGTCACCGGAGTAAGGTTGCGCGCGGCTTGCTCAGCAACCAACTTGCCCACTTTAGTGGAACCGGTGAAAAGTAGGTGATCAAACGGCAATTGAGAAAAGTATTCGGCGATTTCCACCTCGCCTTCGACCACAAATACATAAGACTCCAACTCCGCTAATACTTGGCTCAGTACCTGATTGGTGTTCGGAGTATGTTCACTCAGTTTGACCATCACTCGATTACCCGCTGCCAGTGCGGTGACAATCGGGCCAATACTCAAAAATATCGGGAAGTTCCAAGGAACAATGACTCCAACTACCCCCAATGGTTGATAAACGACCTCCAGTTTTGAAGGTGTCAGCATCAGCCCAGCTCTGCGCCGTTTAGGCTTCATCCACTTGCGTAGATGTTTGACGGTATAGTTGATGTGCTCAACCGCTGGAAGTAAATCGCAAATCGTACTGTCGAACTCGCTCCGATAACCAAAATCCTCACCCAGTGCTTGCACCAGCTGTGGCTGAAATCGTAGTAGCGCTAACTTAAGCTTTTGCAAACGAGCTAGACGATTGGAAAGGCTCGCATAAGGTTCACTTTGATAAAGCCCCCCCATTTCGTCAAACAACGCTTGTAGCTCTTGTTGCGATTTTACATGTGCTTTTTGCCAACGATTTAGGTCAACAACTTTTTCCATCATCCCACTTCACTTCTGTTACCGAACAGAATAAGCGTAGCTATTTCTGCCCAAAAAATCACTGGCGCTGCACACGCCAAGTTCCTTTGCACGGACCGTTCGTCAGATACCAGGAGCCTTGCATCACATTGCCACTTACGGTACCTGAAAAACGATAGTCCCATTGGCTATGGTTTGCATACAGCTTAATATTGCCTTGAGTGTCAATCCACCCCCTCAATGGGGTGCCATTGTAAGTAAGTATTAATTGAACAAAGCCTTGCTCCACGCTGCCTGTTATGGTCGTTCTCTCACACAGATTATTGCCAGTAACATCCACACGTCTGCCCAGCCAATCACCATCATAGTCTAACGAGACAGTGAAGTTAGGCTGCGATGGCAGCTTGGGAAAGCGCTCCGCCTTACTTGTACCAAACCAGTCAAATCGCATACCAACCCCAACGAACAGCACAAAACCTAAGCTGGTCGCAACTAAAGCTATCTTTTTCATCCCTGCAAATATCCTTGATACGGTGACACGGTTTTCACTCTACCAACTTAACGGGTATGGGATGCTATGCCCTCAGTGAGGTATATCGCAAACTGTTGGATATTTATCGAATCTTAATCTTTGCAGCGTAAACAACCGTGATTACTGCAGACGACGCCTTAATCCTGACTTTTCCAATATTCGGGTGGAGATTTCTTCCACAGATAAATCTGAAGTA
This window of the Vibrio panuliri genome carries:
- the secF gene encoding protein translocase subunit SecF, with the protein product MNKLSKLTKWRHAGSLLSCLLIVVSIFTLATKGLNFGLDFTGGMISEVRLDKTLTAPEIQAKLETALKQPVSVVATGDQGQWMLRYAAPENLEQQPEIKPLLESFSNKVEMINVSIVGPQVGQELAEQGGIAVLITLLVILAYLSFRFEWRLASGALLALMHDVFILLGFFAITGLEFNLTVLAALLAVLGYSLNDSIIISDRIRELLKANVKLPIAELNNQAILNTLSRTLITSGTTLISVVSLWLLGGEPLYGFSVTMFIGIVAGTWSTMTIATIIPEMAKLGPQHYAPEPISDAP
- a CDS encoding coniferyl aldehyde dehydrogenase, which gives rise to MEKVVDLNRWQKAHVKSQQELQALFDEMGGLYQSEPYASLSNRLARLQKLKLALLRFQPQLVQALGEDFGYRSEFDSTICDLLPAVEHINYTVKHLRKWMKPKRRRAGLMLTPSKLEVVYQPLGVVGVIVPWNFPIFLSIGPIVTALAAGNRVMVKLSEHTPNTNQVLSQVLAELESYVFVVEGEVEIAEYFSQLPFDHLLFTGSTKVGKLVAEQAARNLTPVTLELGGKSPVIIAPDADLDKAVDAILMGKSINAGQICVAPDYVLLPEEKQQQFVDIYLRRFSQLFIETGQPLTQIINEAQFERLKSYIEDAREKGAQIHTLEQPVADGVMLPHLLTDLSEGMLVMKEEIFGPILPIVGYRHIHQVFEYIENKPRPLALYLMSNDSNLIEQVRTQTHSGGLAVNDTLLHVSAKDAPFGGIGQSGMGHYHGVEGFQTFSKAKTVLTTPSWLPRSRWLLERQIQFKQLLSKLFLR